The sequence CCGATCTCGACTCCGCAGACCCCCTTCGGGCGGGTCCTCACCGCCATGATCACGCCGTTCACGGCGGATGGCGTACTCGACCTCGACGGCGCGCAGCGGCTCGCCGTCCACCTGGTGGACGCAGGCAACGACGGCCTGATCATCAACGGCACCACCGGTGAGTCGCCGACCACCACCGACGCGGAGAAAAACGACCTCGTACGAGCCGTGCTCGAAGCCGTCGGAGACCGCGCCCACGTGGTCGCCGGCATCGGTACCAACGACACCCGCCACACGCTCGAGCTGGCCCGCCAGGCCGAGCGCACCGGTGCCCACGGCCTGCTCGCCGTCACCCCGTACTACAGCAAGCCTCCGCAGGAAGGCCTCTTCCGGCACTTCACGGCGATCGCCGACGCGACCGAGCTGCCGGTCATGCTCTACGACATTCCCGGCCGCAGTGGTGTCCCGATCGACACCGAAACCCTGGTACGACTGGCCGAGCACCCCCGTATCGTTGCCAACAAGGACGCCAAGGGCGACCTCGGTCGGGCAAGCTGGGCCATCGCGCAGAGCGGTCTGGCCTGGTATTCGGGCGACGACATGCTGAACCTGCCGCTCCTGTCGATCGGCGCGGCCGGATTCGTCTCCGTCGTCAGCCACGTGGTCACCCCCGAGCTGCGCGCCATGCTGGAGGCCCACCTGGGCGGAGACGTCCAGAAGGCGACCGAGATCCACCAGAAGCTGCTCCCGATCTTCACCGGCATGTTCCGTACCCAGGGTGTGATGACCACCAAGGGCGCGCTCAACCTGCAGGGTCTGCCCGCGGGCCCGCTGCGGCTCCCGCTGATCGAGCTGACCGCCGAAGAGACGGCCCAGCTCAAGATCGATCTTGCTGCCGGCGGGGTAGAGCTCTGACAACAGACTTCACAACTGAATAAGAACGAACAAACACATACCGAACAGACAACAGCAAGTGCACGAATGACATGCGCGCCACGTGCCTTCCGGGGTACGTGGCGTGCGTGGTGAGGAGACACTTTTGAGCCATCCGCATCCGGAACTCGGTCCGCCGCCGAAGCTGCCCAAGGGCGGCCTCAGAGTCACCCCCCTGGGTGGTCTCGGCGAGATCGGCCGCAACATGACCGTCTTCGAGTACGACGGCCGTCTGCTGATCGTCGACTGCGGCGTCCTCTTCCCCGAGGAGGAGCAGCCGGGCATCGACCTGATCCTGCCGGACTTCTCGTCCATCCGGGACCGCCTCGACGACATCGACGGCATCGTCCTCACGCACGGCCACGAGGACCACATCGGCGCCGTCCCCTACCTCCTCCGGGAGAAGGCGGACATCCCGCTGATCGGCTCCAAGCTGACGCTGGCCCTCATCGAGGCGAAGCTCCAGGAGCACCGCATCCGCCCCTACACCCTTGAGGTGAAGGAGGGCGAGCGCGAGGCCCTCGGCCCGTTCGACTGCGAGTTCATCGCGGTCAACCACTCCATCCCGGACGCCCTGGCCGTGGCCATCCGTACCGGCGCCGGCATGGTCGTTGCCACCGGCGACTTCAAGATGGACCAGCTCCCGCTGGACAACCGCCTCACCGACCTGCACGCGTTCGCGCGTCTGAGCGAAGAGGGCATCGACCTTCTCCTCTCCGACTCCACGAACGCCGAGGTCCCGGGCTTCGTCCCGCCCGAGCGCGACATCTCCAACGCCATTCGCGGAGTCTTCGCGAGTGCCCAGAAGCGGATCATCGTGGCGTCGTTCGCCAGCCACGTGCACCGCATCCAGCAGATCCTCGACGCCGCCCACGAATTCGACCGCCGGGTCGCCTTCGTCGGCCGTTCGATGGTCCGCAACATGGGCATCGCCCGTGACCTCGGCTACCTGAAGGTCCCGGCCGGTCTGGTCGTCGACGTCAAGACCCTCGACGACCTGCCGGACGACGAGGTCGTGCTGGTGTGTACGGGTTCGCAGGGCGAGCCGATGGCGGCCCTGTCCCGTATGGCCAACCGCGACCACCAGATCCGGATCGTCCCCGGTGACACCGTCATCCTGGCGTCGTCCCTGATCCCGGGCAACGAGAACGCGGTCTACCGCGTGATCAACGGCCTGACCCGCTGGGGCGCCAACGTCGTGCACAAGGGCAACGCCAAGGTGCACGTCTCGGGCCACGCCTCGGCCGGCGAGCTGCTGTACTTCTACAACATCTGCAAGCCGCGGAACCTGATGCCGGTCCACGGCGAGTGGCGCCACCTGCGTGCCAACGCCGAGCTCGGTGCCATGACGGGCGTCCCGAAGGACCGCATCGTCATCGCCGAGGACGGCGTGGTCGTCGACCTGATCGACGGCAAGGCCCGCATCTCCGGCAAGGTCCAGGCCGGCTACGTGTACGTGGACGGCCTCTCGGTCGGCGACGTCACGGAGGTCCACCTCAAGGACCGCAAGATCCTCGGTGACGAGGGCATCATCTCGGTCTACGTCGTGGTGGACAGCAGCACGGGCAAGATCGTCAGCGGCCCGAACATCCAGGCCCGCGGCTCCGGCATCGACGACTCGGCGTTCTCCTCGGTCATCCCGAAGATCGAGGAAGCCATCGCCCGCGCTGCGGCCGACGGCGTCGCCGAGCCGCACCAGATCCAGCAGCTCATCCGTCGCACGATGGGCAAGTGGGTCTCGGACGGCTACCGCCGCCGCCCGATGATCCTGCCGGTCGTCGTCGAGGTCTGACCCTCCACGTAGCGACCGAACGGGAGCGGGGCAACCGGATTTGCATCCGGGGGCCCCGCTCCAGTACGTTTACGTCTCCACCTCGCACGACACCCCGGCACACACGTGTGTCCGGACGGGTCGCGCGAGCGGGTGGGAATCAAGACCCAGGGAGACCTGATAAAGTCTGATCCGCCCGAAAGGGAAAGGCCCCTCCAACGGCCACCAATTCAAATCCCATCCGACTGCGACTTTCGAGAAGCAGGGCGCGGAAATGTTCTGGTAAGGTTGGAATCGCTGGAAAGGGAAAGCGCGAAAGCGAATACCTGGAAAGCACCGAGGAAGTCGGACACGAAAGAGTCTGATAGAGTCGGAAACGCAAGAACAGAACGAAAGCCCGGAGGAAAGCCCGCGAGGGTGAGTACAAAGGAAGCGTCCGTTCCTTGAGAACTCAACAGCGTGCCAAAAATCAACGCCAGAAGTTGATACCCCGTCCACTTCGGTGGATGAGGTTCCTTTGAAAAAGACCTGTCGGGCTTCCTTGTGGAGCACTGGCAGGCAACAAACACAGCGAGGACGTTGTGGCGCGTCGGTCTTATTCCGACATGATGCGCCCGCTCTAAGTGATGTGTGCACCCGATCACGGGTAAACATTCATGGAGAGTTTGATCCTGGCTCAGGACGAACGCTGGCGGCGTGCTTAACACATGCAAGTCGAACGATGAAGCCCTTCGGGGTGGATTAGTGGCGAACGGGTGAGTAACACGTGGGCAATCTGCCCTTCACTCTGGGACAAGCCCTGGAAACGGGGTCTAATACCGGATACCACTCCTGCCTGCATGGGCGGGGGTTGAAAGCTCCGGCGGTGAAGGATGAGCCCGCGGCCTATCAGCTTGTTGGTGGGGTAATGGCCCACCAAGGCGACGACGGGTAGCCGGCCTGAGAGGGCGACCGGCCACACTGGGACTGAGACACGGCCCAGACTCCTACGGGAGGCAGCAGTGGGGAATATTGCACAATGGGCGAAAGCCTGATGCAGCGACGCCGCGTGAGGGATGACGGCCTTCGGGTTGTAAACCTCTTTCAGCAGGGAAGAAGCGAAAGTGACGGTACCTGCAGAAGAAGCGCCGGCTAACTACGTGCCAGCAGCCGCGGTAATACGTAGGGCGCAAGCGTTGTCCGGAATTATTGGGCGTAAAGAGCTCGTAGGCGGCTTGTCACGTCGGATGTGAAAGCCCGAGGCTTAACCTCGGGTCTGCATTCGATACGGGCTAGCTAGAGTGTGGTAGGGGAGATCGGAATTCCTGGTGTAGCGGTGAAATGCGCAGATATCAGGAGGAACACCGGTGGCGAAGGCGGATCTCTGGGCCATTACTGACGCTGAGGAGCGAAAGCGTGGGGAGCGAACAGGATTAGATACCCTGGTAGTCCACGCCGTAAACGTTGGGAACTAGGTGTTGGCGACATTCCACGTCGTCGGTGCCGCAGCTAACGCATTAAGTTCCCCGCCTGGGGAGTACGGCCGCAAGGCTAAAACTCAAAGGAATTGACGGGGGCCCGCACAAGCAGCGGAGCATGTGGCTTAATTCGACGCAACGCGAAGAACCTTACCAAGGCTTGACATATACCGGAAAGCATTAGAGATAGTGCCCCCCTTGTGGTCGGTATACAGGTGGTGCATGGCTGTCGTCAGCTCGTGTCGTGAGATGTTGGGTTAAGTCCCGCAACGAGCGCAACCCTTGTCCTGTGTTGCCAGCATGCCCTTCGGGGTGATGGGGACTCACAGGAGACCGCCGGGGTCAACTCGGAGGAAGGTGGGGACGACGTCAAGTCATCATGCCCCTTATGTCTTGGGCTGCACACGTGCTACAATGGCCGGTACAATGAGCTGCGATACCGTGAGGTGGAGCGAATCTCAAAAAGCCGGTCTCAGTTCGGATTGGGGTCTGCAACTCGACCCCATGAAGTTGGAGTTGCTAGTAATCGCAGATCAGCATTGCTGCGGTGAATACGTTCCCGGGCCTTGTACACACCGCCCGTCACGTCACGAAAGTCGGTAACACCCGAAGCCGGTGGCCCAACCCGTAAGGGAGGGAGCTGTCGAAGGTGGGACTGGCGATTGGGACGAAGTCGTAACAAGGTAGCCGTACCGGAAGGTGCGGCTGGATCACCTCCTTTCTAAGGAGCACAGTACCGATTGCAGACAAACGTTCTGCACGGTCAGCTCATGGGTGGAACGTTGATTAGTTGGCACGGTTTCCAAAACTCTCTGTAAGTACTGCTTCGGCGTGGAAAACAGTGAAGTCGAGGGGATCGTGCTTGGCACGTTGTTGGGTCCTGAAGGTACGGCCGTAAGGTCATGTCTTCAGTGCCGGCCCCGGTGAAGCATTCCTCAGGGAGTGTGTGACGGGTGGCTGGTCGTTGTTTGAGAACTACACAGTGGACGCGAGCATCTGTGGCCAAGTTTTTAAGGGCGCACGGTGGATGCCTTGGCACCAGGAACCGATGAAGGACGTGAGAGGCCGCGATAGGCCCCGGGGAGCTGCCAACTGAGCTTTGATCCGGGGGTGTCCGAATGGGGAAACCCGGCAGTCGTCATGGGCTGTCACCCACTGCTGAACACATAGGCAGTGTGGAGGGAACGAGGGGAAGTGAAACATCTCAGTACCCTCAGGAAGAGAAAACAACCGTGATTCCGGGAGTAGTGGCGAGCGAAACCGGATGAGGCCAAACCGTATGCGTGTGATACCCGGCAGGGGTTGCGCATGCGGGGTTGTGGGAATTCTTTTGATCGGTCTGCCGGCCGGTCGGCGAGTCAGAAACCGTTGATGTAGTCGAAGGACATGCGAAAGGTCCGGCGTAGAGGGTAAGACCCCCGTAGACGAAACATCAGCGGCTTGCTTAAGAATCTCCCAAGTAGCACGGGGCCCGAGAAATCCCGTGTGAATCTGGCGGGACCACCCGCTAAGCCTAAATATTCCCTGGTGACCGATAGCGGATAGTACCGTGAGGGAATGGTGAAAAGTACCGCGGGAGCGGAGTGAAATAGTACCTGAAACCGTGTGCCTACAAGCCGTGGGAGCGTCGCTGTATGTGCTTGCACATACAGTCGTGACTGCGTGCCTTTTGAAGAATGAGCCTGCGAGTTAGCGGTGTGTAGCGAGGTTAACCCGTGTGGGGAAGCCGTAGCGAAAGCGAGTCCGAACAGGGCGATTGAGTTGCACGCTCTAGACCCGAAGCGGAGTGATCTAGCCATGGGCAGGTTGAAGCGGAGGTAAGACTTCGTGGAGGACCGAACCCACCAGGGTTGAAAACCTGGGGGATGACCTGTGGTTAGGGGTGAAAGGCCAATCAAACTCCGTGATAGCTGGTTCTCCCCGAAATGCATTTAGGTGCAGCGTCGTGTGTTTCTTGCCGGAGGTAGAGCACTGGATAGGCGATGGGCCCTACCGGGTTACTGACCTTAGCCAAACTCCGAATGCCGGTAAGTGAGAGCACGGCAGTGAGACTGTGGGGGATAAGCTCCATGGTCGAGAGGGAAACAGCCCAGAGCATCGACTAAGGCCCCTAAGCGTACGCTAAGTGGGAAAGGATGTGGAGTCGCAGAGACAACCAGGAGGTTGGCTTAGAAGCAGCCACCCTTGAAAGAGTGCGTAATAGCTCACTGGTCAAGTGATTCCGCGCCGACAATGTAGCGGGGCTCAAGCGTACCGCCGAAGTCGTGTCATTGCAGCAATAGGGCCAACGCCCGCTGTGATGGGTAGGGGAGCGTCGTGTGCCGGGTGAAGCAGCAGCGGAAGCTAGTTGTGGACGGTTCACGAGTGAGAATGCAGGCATGAGTAGCGATACACACGTGAGAAACGTGTGCGCCGATTGACTAAGGGTTCCTGGGTCAAGCTGATCTGCCCAGGGTAAGTCGGGACCTAAGGCGAGGCCGACAGGCGTAGTCGATGGACAACCGGTTGATATTCCGGTACCCGCTTTGAAACGCCCAATATCGAATCAGGCGATGCTAAGTCCGTGAAGCCGTTCCGGACCCTTCGGGGAAAGGAAAGTGGTGGAGCCGACGAACCAGACTTGTAGTAGGTAAGCGATGGGGTGACGCAGGAAGGTAGTCCAGCCCGGGCGGTGGTAGTCCCGGGGTAAGGGTGTAGGCCGAGGGGTAGGCAAATCCGTCCCTCATCAAGGCTGAGACCTGATGCCGAGCCGATTGTGGTGAAGTGGATGATCCTATGCTGTCGAGAAAAGCCTCTAGCGAGTTTCATGGCGGCCCGTACCCTAAACCGACTCAGGTGGTCAGGTAGAGAATACCGAGGCGTTCGGGTGAACTATGGTTAAGGAACTCGGCAAAATGCCCCCGTAACTTCGGGAGAAGGGGGGCCATCACTGGTGATCGGACTTGCTCCGTGAGCTGGGGGTGGCCGCAGAGACCAGCGAGAAGCGACTGTTTACTAAAAACACAGGTCCGTGCGAAGCCGTAAGGCGATGTATACGGACTGACGCCTGCCCGGTGCTGGAACGTTAAGGGGACCGGTTAGTGACCTTTCGGGGTTGCGAAGCTGAGAACTTAAGCGCCAGTAAACGGCGGTGGTAACTATAACCATCCTAAGGTAGCGAAATTCCTTGTCGGGTAAGTTCCGACCTGCACGAATGGCGTAACGACTTCTCGACTGTCTCAACCATAGGCCCGGTGAAATTGCACTACGAGTAAAGATGCTCGTTTCGCGCAGCAGGACGGAAAGACCCCGGGACCTTTACTACAGTTTGATATTGGTGTTCGGTTCGGCTTGTGTAGGATAGGTGGGAGACTTTGAAGCAGCCACGCCAGTGGTTGTGGAGTCGCCGTTGAAATACCACTCTGGTCGTGCTGGATGTCTAACCTCGGTCCGTGATCCGGATCAGGGACAGTGTCTGATGGGTAGTTTAACTGGGGCGGTTGCCTCCCAAAGGGTAACGGAGGCGCCCAAAGGTTCCCTCAGCCTGGTTGGCAATCAGGTGTTGAGTGTAAGTGCACAAGGGAGCTTGACTGTGAGACCGACGGGTCGAGCAGGGACGAAAGTCGGGACTAGTGATCCGGCGGTGGCTTGTGGAAGCGCCGTCGCTCAACGGATAAAAGGTACCCCGGGGATAACAGGCTGATCTTCCCCAAGAGTCCATATCGACGGGATGGTTTGGCACCTCGATGTCGGCTCGTCGCATCCTGGGGCTGGAGTCGGTCCCAAGGGTTGGGCTGTTCGCCCATTAAAGCGGTACGCGAGCTGGGTTTAGAACGTCGTGAGACAGTTCGGTCCCTATCCGCTGTGCGCGTAGGAATATTGAGAAGGGCTGTCCCTAGTACGAGAGGACCGGGACGGACGAACCTCTGGTGTGCCAGTTGTCCTGCCAAGGGCATGGCTGGTTGGCTACGTTCGGGAGGGATAACCGCTGAAAGCATCTAAGCGGGAAGCCTGCTTCAAGATGAGTATTCCCACCTCCTTGAGAGGGTAAGGCTCCCAGTAGACGACTGGGTTGATAGGCCAGATGTGGAAGCCCGGTAACGGGTGAAGCTGACTGGTACTAATAGGCCGAGGGCTTGTCCTCAGTTGCTCGCGTCCACTGTGTTAGTTCTGAAATAACGAACAGCTGTGTCAACACCAGCATGTTCAAATTTCATAGTGTTTCGGTGGTCATAGCGTTAGGGAAACGCCCGGTTTACATTCCGAACCCGGAAGCTAAGCCTTTCAGCGCCGATGGTACTGCAGGGGGGACCCTGTGGGAGAGTAGGACGCCGCCGAACAACCCGCCCTTTTAGCTCAGTCGGTAGAGCGTCTCCATGGTAAGGAGAAGGTCAACGGTTCGATTCCGTTAAAGGGCTCCACTTGAAAAGGCCCCCGCCAATTGGCGGGGGCCTTTTTTGTTTTCCGGCACGGACGTGTTGCCGTCCGAACGGCCGGCCGCGGGGCGCTCTCCGAGCCGGAGGGGCGGGCCGTGGCCGAGCTGCCTACCATGGATGTGAAGGGTAGATAAGGTACGTTCCGGCGGCTTCGAGGTGCCCCCACGGGCCGCTCGGTTGGCCCAGGAGGCGTGATGACCGTACCCCCCGACGCAGCGGCACCACAGCACACGCAGAACGATCCCGAGGATGTCCTGAAGCACCTCGGCAGCACGTGGCACTGGGCTCTCGGTTTCGCCCTCGCGACCCTGATCCCCGGCATTCTGGTGCTCGTCTGGCCCGACGAGACGCTGCACATCCTGGCCGTCATCATCGGCCTGCAGCTCCTGGTGGCGGGTGCCTTCCGCTTCGTCACCGCCTTTTCGCACAGCAGGGACGGCGGCAGCAGGCTGGCGGGTGTCCTGATCGCCATGCTCGCCTTCCTGGCGGGCGTCCTGGTCCTGCGTCATCCGATGCAGACGATCGGCGCGCTGTCCTTGATCATCGGGGTGTTCTGGTTGCTGTCCGGAGTGCTCGCGGCGTTCACGGCGATCGCCGATCACACCCTCGTGCACCGCGGCCTGCAGTTCGGCCTGGGAGCTCTCGGTGCCGTCGCCGGCATCGTCGTGCTCTGCTTCCCCGTGGACTCCGCCGTGGCCCTGACGCGGCTTCTGGGACTCTGGCTCGTCCTGCTGGGCGTCTTCGAACTGGTGATGGCCTTCGCCCTGCGCTCCGCCACCCGTCGGATCACACCGGCCCGGCCGGGGTGAACGCCGAGCGGCCACCGACTCGTACGACCCGAAACCTGGGCTCGGCATCCGCCGGGCCCAGGTTTCTCGCCGAGGGACGCGCCGGCTATTCGCCCACGCGCTGTTCCGGGACACGGAAGGCGAGGATCGCCATGTCGTCCGAGGCGGGTTCGGCGGCGAAGCGTTCCACCGCGCGCAGGACGCGGGAGGCGACCGCGCCCGCGGTCAGCCCCGTACAGGTGGTGAGGACCTCGGTGAGGCCGTCGTCGCCCAGCATGCGGGTGCCCTCACGGCGTTCGGTCACGCCGTCGGTGACGCAGAGCAGCACGTCGCCGGGGTCGAGGGTGAGGGTCTGCTCGTAGAGGTCCAGGTCCTCGATCACACCGAGCAGCGGCTGCGGATCCGCGGCCGCGTCGACCTGGCCGTTCGGACGTAGGCGCAGCGGCAGCGGATGGCCCGCGCAGACGACCTTCATCAGGGCGCCGCCGTCGGGCTGGGGGTGGAGCTCGCCGTACAGAAGGGTGAGGAAGCGACTGCGGGCGCCCTCGTCGAGGATGGCCGCGTTGAGGCGCTCGAGGACCGCCGGGCCGCCGAGGCCCTCACGGGCCAGCAGACGCAGGGCGTGCCGGGCGAGGCCGGTGACGGCCGCGGCTTCCGGGCCCGTGCCGCAGACGTCGCCGATGGCGAAGCCGTACGCGCCGTCGCGGATCGGGAAGACGTCGTAGAAGTCGCCGCCGACCTCGTTGCCCTCGCCGGCCGCGCGGTAGATGACCTCGACCTCCATGCCGGGGATCGCGGGGGAGCCGGGCGGCAGCAGGCTGCGCTGGAGGGAGCGGCTGATCGCGGTGCGCTCCGAGTACAGGCGGGCGTTGTCGAGGGCCAGGGCGGCCCGGCGAGAGAGATCCTCGGCCAGCTCGAGGATCTCCTGGCGGAAGTGCTCCTCGCGCGGCTTGCCGAGGGTGAGCATGCCGATCACGCGGTTGCGGGCGAGGAGGGGCAGAACCACCGTCTCCCCACCGACCGCGGTCGTGGCCTCGGCCCACGGACGGGCGCCCGCCTCACGGACCGGCTCGGGCGGACTGACCCGGGAGAGCAGCTCCTTGAGGCCGTCGATGCGCTCCTCGTCCTCGTGGAGGACGTAGGAGAGGTACGGGTCGGAGGACTGGTCGGCGATCGTGTAGACGGCGCACCAGGTGGCGAGGGTCGGGACGGTCATCTGGGCCATCAGGGCCAGGGTCTGGTCCCGGTCGAGGGTGCCGGCCAGCAGGTCGGAGGCCTCGACGAGGAAGGAGAGGGAACCGCGGCGCAGTCGCTCCAGTTCACCGAGGCGGGCGGACTCGACGGCGAGGGCGATGCGGTCGGCGGCGAACTGCAGGTGCAGGGCCTCTTCGTTGGAGTAGCGGCCGGGAGTCTCGGCTGCGACGCCGAGGGAGCCGGTGAGACGGCCCTCCACCTTCAGGGGGACGGTGACCGCGGAGCGCATGCCGGTGGCCTCCAGGAGCGGAACGGCTCCGGGGGAGGCGATGAGGTCGTCGTGGACGGCGGGCATGCGGGCGGAGCCGTAGCGGTTGGTGCCGGCTTCGACGGGGACACGGGCGAAGCGCTGGCGGGTGGAGGGCAGGCCGGTGGTGGCGCGGACCTCCAGCTCGGTCTCGTCGTCGGTGGCGAGCAGCAGGAAGGCGGCATCGGCGTCGAGGAGGTCGCGGGCGCGTTCCACGGTGCGCTGGAGGAGGCCGTCGAGGTCGTCGGGGGCCGGGGAGCCGATGAAGACCTCGAAGGGGTCCGTGGGGCGGGGATCGGTGAAATGGCCGCTGTCGCTCGTGGGCACCCGTACCGGGGTCTGGAGCACGGCCCGCTCGTCGTCGTGGACGAGGAGGCAGACGATGGACGGTTCGCCGTGGGCGTCGCGGACCCGCAGGTGCGAGGCGAAGACGGGGATGACGCGGCCGTCGGCGCCGCGGACGCCGTAGCTGCCCTCCCAGCGGGACAGGCGCAGGGCCTCGGCGATGCCGGTGCCGGTGCCGGGGGTCTGCGGCCAGGCGGCGAGCTCGGCGAGCGGGCGGCCGAGGGCCTTCTCGGCGGGGTGGCCGAAGATGTGCTCGGCGTCCTCGTTCCAGGCGGAGATCGCGTCGTCCGAGTCGATCTGGAGGACGGCGACGCGGACCCGGCTGTCGGCCAAGGGCAGCAGCTGGTCGGGGACCACAGGGCCCGCGGACCGGGTACCGACCGGCCGGTCTGGCAGGTCGAGGCGGAACCACACGTGCTTGTGTGTGGCGGTGTACTCGACGCCCCAGCGGGTGGCGAGGGCGGCGCACAGCATCAGGCCGCGGCCGTTCTCGCGGTCGGGGTCGGCGTAGGGGCGTTCGCCGGGGTGCTGGAGCGGGAGCTCGCGCTCCGGATACCGGTCGGCGACCTCGACGCGTACGCCGCCGTCGGCGCGCAGGCACAGCACCTCGGCCCGGGTGCCGGCGTGGACCACGGCATTGGTGACGAGCTCGCTGGTGAGCACCACCGCGTCGTCGACGATGTCCGCGAAGCCCCAGCCGTGCAGGGTGTCGCGGACGAATCCACGGGCGGCGGCGACCGAGCGCCCGAGGGGATCGAAGCTGGCAGCCGCCCGTGCCGTGATCACTGGTCTCCTTCGACGCGGTTGGACATCGGGTGCCAGGTTACTTACCTTCGCGGTCGGCATGGTGCCGTCGTCAGGGATTCCACCCGCAGGGTACGGCGGGTGTGCGATGGTGCCGAAGTGTTATGGCCGGGTTCGGCCAGGGTGAAACACTGGGCAGGCTTGCAGAGCCGGCTTGTGACGAGTCAGGCGTCCGGTGGAAATGTGGTCGACCCTTTCGGGAGGGACACGGTGGAGTCTGGCGCAGCGGTGCGGCGCACGGGAACGCGGCCGAAAGGCGGTCGTTCACGGCGCAGTGGCACGACGGAGGTCGATACCGCCGCTCTGAACCGGCTGCTCACGGCCCTGGTGTCGATGCGGGACGGGAATTTCCGCAAGCGGCTGACGGTGTCCGGCGAGGGCGTGATGGCGGAGATCGCCGCCGTCTACAACGAGGTCGCCGACCGAAATCTCCACCTGACCGGGGAGCTGTCCCGGGTACGGAGGATGGTGGGCCGCGAGGGAAAGCTGAGCGAACGGCTGGAAACGGGCGCCTGTGAGGGCTCCTGGGCGGCCGCGATCGACGCCTCGAACCAGTTGGTGGACGATCTCGCGCGACCGGTGTCCGAGGTGGGCCGGGTGCTGTCGGCGGTGGCCGAGGGCGATCTGGACCAGCGGATGGATCTGCGGACGCAGGCGGCCGAGGGGGCCGGGCATCCGCTGCGCGGCGAGTTCCTGAAGGTCGGGCGTACGGTCAACAACCTGGTCGACCAGCTGTCGGCGTTCACCGACGAGGTGACGCGGGTGGCGCTGGAGGTGGGTACCGAGGGCAAGCTCGGTGGTCAGGCCCAGGTGCGTGGGATGTCGGGATCCTGGAAGGATCTGACCGACTCCGTCAACACGATGGCGTACCGGCTCACCGCTCAGGTACGTGACATCGCTCTCGTCACGACGGCGGTGGCCAAGGGCGATCTGTCGCGCAAGGTCACGGTGCACGTGGCCGGCGAGATGCTCCAGCTGAAGAACACCGTGAACACGATGGTGGACCAGCTGTCGTCCTTCTCCTCCGAGGTGACCCGCGTCGCCCGCGAGGTGGGTACGGAGGGCGAGCTGGGCGGCCAGGCGAAGGTGCCCGGGGTCGCGGGCGTGTGGAAGGACCTGACCGACTCGGTCAACACCATGGCCGGGAACCTGACGGCCCAGGTGCGCGGGATCGCGCAGGTGACCACGGCGGTCGCGAACGGCGACCTGTCGCAGAAGGTACGGGTGAGCGCGCGCGGCGAGGTGGCGCAGCTGGCCGAAACGATCAACCAGATGACCGAGACGCTACGGACCTTCGCGGACGAGGTCACGCGT comes from Streptomyces virginiae and encodes:
- a CDS encoding ribonuclease J encodes the protein MSHPHPELGPPPKLPKGGLRVTPLGGLGEIGRNMTVFEYDGRLLIVDCGVLFPEEEQPGIDLILPDFSSIRDRLDDIDGIVLTHGHEDHIGAVPYLLREKADIPLIGSKLTLALIEAKLQEHRIRPYTLEVKEGEREALGPFDCEFIAVNHSIPDALAVAIRTGAGMVVATGDFKMDQLPLDNRLTDLHAFARLSEEGIDLLLSDSTNAEVPGFVPPERDISNAIRGVFASAQKRIIVASFASHVHRIQQILDAAHEFDRRVAFVGRSMVRNMGIARDLGYLKVPAGLVVDVKTLDDLPDDEVVLVCTGSQGEPMAALSRMANRDHQIRIVPGDTVILASSLIPGNENAVYRVINGLTRWGANVVHKGNAKVHVSGHASAGELLYFYNICKPRNLMPVHGEWRHLRANAELGAMTGVPKDRIVIAEDGVVVDLIDGKARISGKVQAGYVYVDGLSVGDVTEVHLKDRKILGDEGIISVYVVVDSSTGKIVSGPNIQARGSGIDDSAFSSVIPKIEEAIARAAADGVAEPHQIQQLIRRTMGKWVSDGYRRRPMILPVVVEV
- the dapA gene encoding 4-hydroxy-tetrahydrodipicolinate synthase, which encodes MAPISTPQTPFGRVLTAMITPFTADGVLDLDGAQRLAVHLVDAGNDGLIINGTTGESPTTTDAEKNDLVRAVLEAVGDRAHVVAGIGTNDTRHTLELARQAERTGAHGLLAVTPYYSKPPQEGLFRHFTAIADATELPVMLYDIPGRSGVPIDTETLVRLAEHPRIVANKDAKGDLGRASWAIAQSGLAWYSGDDMLNLPLLSIGAAGFVSVVSHVVTPELRAMLEAHLGGDVQKATEIHQKLLPIFTGMFRTQGVMTTKGALNLQGLPAGPLRLPLIELTAEETAQLKIDLAAGGVEL
- a CDS encoding SpoIIE family protein phosphatase; amino-acid sequence: MPTAKVSNLAPDVQPRRRRPVITARAAASFDPLGRSVAAARGFVRDTLHGWGFADIVDDAVVLTSELVTNAVVHAGTRAEVLCLRADGGVRVEVADRYPERELPLQHPGERPYADPDRENGRGLMLCAALATRWGVEYTATHKHVWFRLDLPDRPVGTRSAGPVVPDQLLPLADSRVRVAVLQIDSDDAISAWNEDAEHIFGHPAEKALGRPLAELAAWPQTPGTGTGIAEALRLSRWEGSYGVRGADGRVIPVFASHLRVRDAHGEPSIVCLLVHDDERAVLQTPVRVPTSDSGHFTDPRPTDPFEVFIGSPAPDDLDGLLQRTVERARDLLDADAAFLLLATDDETELEVRATTGLPSTRQRFARVPVEAGTNRYGSARMPAVHDDLIASPGAVPLLEATGMRSAVTVPLKVEGRLTGSLGVAAETPGRYSNEEALHLQFAADRIALAVESARLGELERLRRGSLSFLVEASDLLAGTLDRDQTLALMAQMTVPTLATWCAVYTIADQSSDPYLSYVLHEDEERIDGLKELLSRVSPPEPVREAGARPWAEATTAVGGETVVLPLLARNRVIGMLTLGKPREEHFRQEILELAEDLSRRAALALDNARLYSERTAISRSLQRSLLPPGSPAIPGMEVEVIYRAAGEGNEVGGDFYDVFPIRDGAYGFAIGDVCGTGPEAAAVTGLARHALRLLAREGLGGPAVLERLNAAILDEGARSRFLTLLYGELHPQPDGGALMKVVCAGHPLPLRLRPNGQVDAAADPQPLLGVIEDLDLYEQTLTLDPGDVLLCVTDGVTERREGTRMLGDDGLTEVLTTCTGLTAGAVASRVLRAVERFAAEPASDDMAILAFRVPEQRVGE
- a CDS encoding HdeD family acid-resistance protein, giving the protein MTVPPDAAAPQHTQNDPEDVLKHLGSTWHWALGFALATLIPGILVLVWPDETLHILAVIIGLQLLVAGAFRFVTAFSHSRDGGSRLAGVLIAMLAFLAGVLVLRHPMQTIGALSLIIGVFWLLSGVLAAFTAIADHTLVHRGLQFGLGALGAVAGIVVLCFPVDSAVALTRLLGLWLVLLGVFELVMAFALRSATRRITPARPG